From Thermoproteales archaeon:
TTAAGGGAAACAACACATTTTCAAAATACGTCTCTCTCAAGTAGAGATAAGTTATTAAATCTGCACCACCTAAAACTCCAGCCTTGTAAAAAGCCAAGCTCATAGTCTTCCTACCAGCGGTAACATCAACAGCTACTCTATAACCTTTATTCTTGATTTTTCTAATTAAATCCTCAACTTTAGAAGCTATGGCTCCTAAATCTGTTTCATCGACAGCTTCAATAGCTACTTCTATATCCCCAAACAATAACATAGCGACTTTTCTCAGATTCTCGGCATGACAAAGCGTCTTCTCGCTTGGAAGGAGATATAGCTCTTTTATATTAAATATTCTACTATACGTCCACAAAACGCTTGCCACCGCGATAGGTCTAGCACCTACGCCTGTAACTAGAGACCATTCAGGAGAAGAAGAGTTCATAGTCTCCATACCCCGCAGTCGCCAGCTTACCAACGTGCAAATATTCTCCCAGTAACATGAGTTTCAGAATTGTAAGCGAATCCTCGCAATTCCAAAAGTCTTCAGGCAACTTATAAACTAATACACCCTTAGCAAACCTGCCTAAATTCTTTTTAACACCTTTAATAGATGCTTTAACAACAGCTCTAGTTCTGCTTAAAATCCAGGAAACCAGCCTAACTTTTGCAGACAAATTTTTCAAGGCTCTAGCCTTGGAAACCGAGAATGGTCTTCCAGCTTCATGATATTCAGCCAGCAAGCTGTATCTCCTAGCCAAATTCATAACAAGACATTGGAAGCCAGGCGTGTAAACAGGCTTACCGTTTGAAACGAGCATATAAGGAGTTCTAAAATAAAATAGAATTTTTCTAACTCTAGCCTCAGCAATTTCTCTAGCCCTCCTATCGAAAACCTCTAGAAGATTTGAAAGCTTACCCTTGCTATTCCTCTTAATAAACCCGGTATCAGCCGTAAAAAGGATACCTCTATCGGATGTGTAAGGGTCAAACCAGTCGATTCTCTCAACAACAAACTTCCTTCTCTCAGCATTAACAACGTCAAAACCTAAGCCCTCAAAGCCCATACCTACAACAGCCATAACTATTACAGGCTCCCATTTCAAAGCCTCACCAAACAAGTTAACGTTAAAAACTATCTTATCATCGAAAACTTTAACAACCTCTATCGTATACGGATTAGTCACGCCTTCTTTACCGCTTTTAGAAGCTATACGAGCAGAAGGCTTAACAAAACTACTAGACTCGAAGACACGAGCATAAACACAGTCACGGTAGAAGCTACAACTCTTGCACTCGGAGCTAGAATCTTTACAAGAAATCCTGCGCAAAGCAAGGCCGAAAGCCCCCCGGAGCGTAGTACCCGGAAAAGATTTAAAAGGAGTATAAGACCTGACAAAACGCCCAACAACCCTATACTGAACAATCATAAAAATAAAATAATTTTAAAAACTAATATACTTAATCCCGAACAGCATAAGTATGGAAAATCTAGTCATTTAAAATTTTAACAGCTACTTTCTCC
This genomic window contains:
- the cas6 gene encoding CRISPR system precrRNA processing endoribonuclease RAMP protein Cas6, with the protein product MIVQYRVVGRFVRSYTPFKSFPGTTLRGAFGLALRRISCKDSSSECKSCSFYRDCVYARVFESSSFVKPSARIASKSGKEGVTNPYTIEVVKVFDDKIVFNVNLFGEALKWEPVIVMAVVGMGFEGLGFDVVNAERRKFVVERIDWFDPYTSDRGILFTADTGFIKRNSKGKLSNLLEVFDRRAREIAEARVRKILFYFRTPYMLVSNGKPVYTPGFQCLVMNLARRYSLLAEYHEAGRPFSVSKARALKNLSAKVRLVSWILSRTRAVVKASIKGVKKNLGRFAKGVLVYKLPEDFWNCEDSLTILKLMLLGEYLHVGKLATAGYGDYELFFS